A genome region from Nicotiana tabacum cultivar K326 chromosome 13, ASM71507v2, whole genome shotgun sequence includes the following:
- the LOC107780486 gene encoding uncharacterized protein LOC107780486 isoform X1 — translation MTAVQLPKQKVHVLEGHAGAVLAARFNSNGEYILSCGKDRTIRLWNPHRGIHIKTYKAHGREVRDVHVTQDNSKLCSCGGDRQVFYWDVSTGRVIRKFRGHDSEVNAVKFNEYASVVVSAGYDKSLRVWDCRSHSTEPIQIIDTFLDSVMSICLTKTEIIAGSVDGTVRTFDIRVGREISDNFGQPVNCISLSNDGNCILASCLDSTLRLLDRSSGELLQEYKGHICKSFKTDCCLTNSDAHVAGGSEDGYIYFWDLVDASVVSSFRAHDLVVTSVSYHPKESCMITSSVDSTVRVWKA, via the exons ATGACCGCTGTACAATTGCCGAAGCAAAAGGTACACGTGCTGGAAGGGCACGCCGGAGCAGTATTAGCGGCAAGGTTCAACAGCAATGGTGAGTACATCCTGAGCTGCGGCAAGGACCGTACCATACGGCTATGGAATCCTCACCGTGGAATTCACATCAAAACTTACAAAGCTCACGGCCGTGAAGTCCGCGATGTCCACGTCACTCA GGATAATTCAAAACTTTGTTCATGTGGTGGCGATCGACAAGTATTTTATTGGGATGTATCAACAGGTCGTGTAATTCGCAAATTTCGTGGCCATGACAGTGAG GTGAATGCTGTGAAGTTTAATGAGTATGCTTCTGTTGTAGTATCAGCAGGATATGATAAATCATTGCGTGTTTGGGATTGCAGATCTCATAGCACTGAACCAATCCAG ATCATTGATACCTTTCTAGATAGTGTCATGTCTATTTGTCTCACAAAAACTGAGATAATTGCTGGAAGTGTTGACGGAACTGTTCGAACATTTGACATCAGAGTTGGTAG AGAGATATCTGATAATTTTGGGCAACCTGTCAACTGTATCTCTCTTTCAAATGATGGCAACTGTATATTAGCAAGTTGCTTAGATTCAACCCTTCGACTTCTGGATAG GTCTAGTGGCGAACTATTGCAAGAATATAAGGGTCATATTTGCAAG TCTTTTAAAACAGATTGCtgcctcacaaacagtgatgcaCATGTGGCTGGCGGCTCGGAAGATGGCTATATTTACTTCTGGGATCTGGTCGACGCGTCAGTTGTGTCCAGCTTCCGAGCTCATGATTTAGTG GTAACTAGCGTAAGTTATCACCCAAAAGAAAGCTGCATGATAACTTCTTCTGTAGATAGCACAGTCCGAGTTTGGAAAGCATGA
- the LOC107780486 gene encoding uncharacterized protein LOC107780486 isoform X2: MSACASRFLLQKKHLNLLLPRTFNFSTRTWDNSKLCSCGGDRQVFYWDVSTGRVIRKFRGHDSEVNAVKFNEYASVVVSAGYDKSLRVWDCRSHSTEPIQIIDTFLDSVMSICLTKTEIIAGSVDGTVRTFDIRVGREISDNFGQPVNCISLSNDGNCILASCLDSTLRLLDRSSGELLQEYKGHICKSFKTDCCLTNSDAHVAGGSEDGYIYFWDLVDASVVSSFRAHDLVVTSVSYHPKESCMITSSVDSTVRVWKA, translated from the exons ATGAGTGCATGTGCTTCCAGATTCCTACTCCAAAAGAAGCACTTGAACCTTTTGTTACCCAGGACTTTCAACTTTTCAACTAGAACCTG GGATAATTCAAAACTTTGTTCATGTGGTGGCGATCGACAAGTATTTTATTGGGATGTATCAACAGGTCGTGTAATTCGCAAATTTCGTGGCCATGACAGTGAG GTGAATGCTGTGAAGTTTAATGAGTATGCTTCTGTTGTAGTATCAGCAGGATATGATAAATCATTGCGTGTTTGGGATTGCAGATCTCATAGCACTGAACCAATCCAG ATCATTGATACCTTTCTAGATAGTGTCATGTCTATTTGTCTCACAAAAACTGAGATAATTGCTGGAAGTGTTGACGGAACTGTTCGAACATTTGACATCAGAGTTGGTAG AGAGATATCTGATAATTTTGGGCAACCTGTCAACTGTATCTCTCTTTCAAATGATGGCAACTGTATATTAGCAAGTTGCTTAGATTCAACCCTTCGACTTCTGGATAG GTCTAGTGGCGAACTATTGCAAGAATATAAGGGTCATATTTGCAAG TCTTTTAAAACAGATTGCtgcctcacaaacagtgatgcaCATGTGGCTGGCGGCTCGGAAGATGGCTATATTTACTTCTGGGATCTGGTCGACGCGTCAGTTGTGTCCAGCTTCCGAGCTCATGATTTAGTG GTAACTAGCGTAAGTTATCACCCAAAAGAAAGCTGCATGATAACTTCTTCTGTAGATAGCACAGTCCGAGTTTGGAAAGCATGA